Genomic segment of Acidimicrobiales bacterium:
GTGGTCGAGTGGCTGGGCAGCGAGCAGTACGCCTACATCCCGTTCGACGTGCCGCCCGAGATCCGGGGTCCGCTGGCGGAGCTGGCCGAGGAGCTCGACAGCGAGCAGCTCCGCACCCAGATCGTGGTCAACGTCTCCACGGAGAGCCACATCCGCCCGGGCCAGGAGGCCGACCTGTGGCTCGACCCCCGGGAGCTCCACCTCTTCGACCCCCACACCGGCGACAACCTCACCCTCTCCTAGGCGTCGCGGAGGCGGTAGATGGCGGTGTGGGCGGTCCGGGCGACCGGGCGGTCGCCGACGAGCTGGAGGACGTCGAGGTCGACCAGCTGGTGACCCCGCCGCTCGTGGAGGTCGGCGACCCGGGCCCGGGTCTCCACCCGGTCGCCGTCGCCCACCAGGCCGAGGAGCTGCACGCGGCTCTCCGTGTGGATCCACGGGCCCAGCACCACGTTGGCGACCAGCAGCGAGTTGGCGAAGCGCAGCAGCCAGCCGGGATGCGCCAGACCCTCGTCGCGGAACAGGGGCAGCGCCTCGCCGACGTCGTCGAGGTACTCGTGCGCCCTGTCGGCCCGGAAGGTGGCGGCGATGCTGCCGAGGTCCGCCCCGGAAGCGGGCCGTGATCGTGCCGCCGGCCAGCCAGCGGGCGCCCCACCGTTCGGCCGGCAGAAGGCACAGGTAGGCGTACACGTCGACACCCGGCACCAGGCCGCCGCGGAACCCGAACCGCTGGGCCACCTCGTCGTCGTGGATCTTGTTCGACGAGGCCGTCGCCGTGTTGAACGCCTTGACCGTGTAGATCATCCCGGAACGTAGCCGGTGTCGGCGTAGCGGTCAGCGGACGAGGCGGAAGAAGCGGCGCACCTCGTCGACGAAGAGCTCGGGCTGCTCGAAGGCGGCGAAGTGGCCGCCCTTGTCGACCTCGTTCCAGTAGCGCAGGTCGCGGAAGCGGCCCTCGACCCAGCTGCGCGGCAGCCGGGCGATCTCCTTGGGGAAGATCGAGCACCCCGTGGGAACCTCCACCGGGTCGAGCCGCCGGTCGCGGAGGCTCTCCCAGTAGAGGCGGCCCGACGAGGCCGCCGTGCCGGGAAGCCAGTAGAGCATCACGTCGTTGAGCATCTGGTCGCGGGTGAGGGCGTTCTCGGGGTGGCCGTCGCAGTCGGTCCAGGCCCAGAACTTCTCCACGATCCAGGCGCACTGCCCGGCCGGCGAGTCGACCAGCCCGTAGCCGAGCGTCTGCGGCCGGGTGGACTGCTGCCTCGAGTAGCCGGTCCCCCACTTGCGATGCTCGTCGTAGGCGGCCAGCGCCGCGAGCTCCTCGCCGGTCAGCTCCGGCCCTCCGGTCGCCGGTCCCGCCACCGGCATGTTGAGGTGGATGCCGGCGACGTGGTCTGGGTCGACCTGGGCGAGGCCGGTGGTGACCGCCGCGCCCCAGTCGCCGCCCTGGGCCCCGTAGCGGTCGTAGCCCAGCCGCCGCATCAGCTCGGCCCAGGCGGCGGCGATGCGGTCGGTCCCCCAGCCGGTGCCCGCCGGACGATCGCTGAACCCGTAGCCGGGGAGCGACGGGCACACCACGTGGAAGGCGTCGGCGGGGTCCGGCGGGTCGGTCAGCGGGCCGATCGCGTCGAGGAACTCGACGACCGAGCCGGGCCAGCCGTGGGTCATGACCAGCGGCAGGGCGTCGTCGTGGGGCGAGCGGACGTGGAGGAGGTGGATGCCCAGCCCGTCGATCTCGGTGCGGAACTGCGAGAAGCCGTTCAGCCGCGCCTCGGTGGCCCGCCAGTCGTACTCCTCGGCCCAGTAGCGGCACAGCTCCTGCAGGTACGCCAGCGGCACCCCCTGCGACCAGTCCCCCACGGTCTCCGCCTCCGGCCACCGCGTCCGCCGCAGCCGCCCCTTCAGATCCTCGAGCTCCGCCTCCGGCACCGCCACCCGAAACGCCTCGATCGCTCCGTCACCCATACCGAGCATTCTGCTCGCCGGCAGGCCGGCTAGGGCTTTTGGGCGAGGGCGCCGTAGTGGTAGTGGCCCTCGTGGGGGGCGTCGGGGGCGTTGGGGCGCCATTGGTCGATGGGGACGATGCCGGGGTCGACCAGGTCGAGGCCGTCGAAGAAGCGGGCGATCTCGTCGTGGGAGCGGATGGCGAACACGTACGACGAGTCGGCGGGGACCGAGGCGGACAGCTTCGCCATCTCCTCGGGGCGCATGTCGCCGGTGAGGTGCGACACCGCCAGGTAGCTGCCCGACGGCACGGCCCTCATGAACTCGGCCACGATCCCGGCGGGGTCGTCGGCGTCGCGCACGTGGTGCAGCACGGAGAGTAGTAGAACCGCCACCGGCCGATCGAGGTCGAGGGTGGCCTTGGCCCGCCGCAGGATGGCGTCGGGCCGGCGCAGGTCGCCCTCCACGAAGTCGGCTGCACCCTCCGGGGTGGTCTTCGTCAGGGCGTGGGTGTGGGCGAAGACGATCGGGTCGTTGTCGACCGACACGACCCGGGCCCGGGGCAGCGCCGCCTGGGCGACGGAGAGGACGTTGCCCTCGTCGGGGATGCCGGTGCCGATGTCGAGGAACTGCTCGACCCCGGCCTCGAGCGCCAGATGGTGCATGACCTGCTTGAGGAACAGCCGGCTGCTGCGCGCCGACGCCCGCGCCACGTCGATGCCACCCACCGCCGCGCCCGCCCTCAGGGCCGCCTTGCGGTCCACCTCGAAGTTGGTCGAGCCGCCGAGGAGGTAGTCGTAGACGCGGGACTCGTGCGCCACGGTCCTGTCGATCTTGGTCGACTCCGGCCAGGCGCTGCCCGCCGCCGCTTGATCCGCCACTTCACCCCCCACTGCCAATGCTTGTCGGCACAAGTATGGCCGACGATTCACCCTCCCGGTGACGAAGAGTGACGGCCCACGAAGTCGTCCATCGACTCGTTGACGCCCAGCAGGTCCATCAGCCGGTCGAACAGGCGGGTCGGCAGGATGCGCCCGACGGCCAGGCTGCCGATGATCGGCGGGAGGCGCAGCACGGGCTTGTCCTGCTCGACGGCTTGCAGGATCTTGGCGGCGACGTCGGGCTCGTGGAGGATCGGCAGCAGCCACGGCAGCTTCGACCGGGCGCCCTCGAACATGCCGGTGTCGATGTAGAAGGGGCAGATGGTGGTGGTCGACACGGCGGCCCCGTCCCGGCGCAGCTCCGCCCGCAGCGACTCCATGAAGCCGACCGCGGCGTGCTTCGACGCCGAGTAGTCGGTCTGGCGGGCCACACCGACCAGCCCCGCAGCCGACGCCATCGTCACCACGTGACCCTCGTCGCGCCGCAGCATCGCCGGCAGGAACGCCTGCGTCACCCAGTAGAGGGCGAGGACGTTGACGGCGAACGTGCGCTCGATCTGCTCGGGCCGCAGGTCGACCAGCCGGGCGCCCGAGATCACGCCGGCGTTGTTCACCACGATGTCGACGGCCTCCGCACCACCGGGCACGGCGTCGACACCCGCGGCGATCGAGTCGCGGTCGGTCACGTCGACCACGCTGCGGGCCAGCAGCGCCTCGCCCAGCTCGTCGGCGAGGGCCTCGAGGCCGGGGCCGTCGAGGTCCCAGGCCACGATGCGGGCGCCGCGGGCAGAGGCCTGGAGGGCGAGCCGGCGACCGAGGCCGCGAGCCGCCCCGGTGACGAGCAGCGTCGAACCGGCGAGACGGGTCATGGCGTCGGACAGTACTGACTTCGTCGAGAGATGCCCGGAACAGGCGACTCGACGTTGACAGACGCCGTACTGTGACGGATGACACACCTCAGGCGGAGGGGCGGAACATGTCGACCGTGTCGAAGGTCCTGGCGGGCGTCTTGCTGGCGTCCGCTCTCGTGGTCACGCCGGGCGCACGTGCGCAGGCGTCGTCGTCCGGCGTCAACGACTGGAGCTGCCAGCCGTCGGCCGCCCACCCCCACGCGGTGGTGCTGCTCCACGGCCTGGGCGCCCCGGCCTACGACCACTGGTCGTACCACGCCTCGTACCTGGCCGGACGGGGCTGGTGCGTGTTCTACCCGACCTACGGCCAGGGCTCGCCGCTGTTCCTCAACGGCGGCCTGCGCCCGATCGCCGAGTCGGCCGAGGAGGTGGCGGACTACGTTGACGACGTGCTGGCCGCCACCGGCACCGCCGAGGTCGACCTGGTGGGCCACTCCGAGGGCGGCTTCCTGTCGCTCTACATCCCGAAGATGCTGAACTTCGGGGCCAAGGTGCACCGGGCCTTCGCCATGGCGTCGCCCACCCACGGCACCAGCTACGCCGGCGTGTTCGGGCTCGCCGACGGCCTCGGCATCCGCGCCACGGTGAACCTGCTGGTCACGCTGTTCGGCTGCGGTGCCTGCAACGACATGGTGACCGGCGGCCCGGCGGTCATGGACCTGAACGACGGGCCCGTCACGGTGCCCGGCGTGGAGTACACGATCCTGGCGTCGCGCTTCGACGTCCTCGTCACCCCGACGGAGACGGCGTTCGTGTACGAGCCGGGCGTGACCAACAGGTACGTGCAGGACACCTGCCCGCTCGACCCGGTCGGCCACGTCGGCCTGGCGTTCGACAGCGGGGTGGGGCAGATGATCGCCAACGCCCTCGACCCCGCCCACGCCACCCCGGTCACCTGCGGGATCGGCCCGCCGGTCTAGATCGGGCCGGTCGCTAGCCCTTGACCGCGCCGCCCAGGCCGGCGCCGCGCAGGAACAGCCGCTGGAACACCAGGAAGATCACGATCGGCAGCGCCATCGAGATCAGCAGCGCCGCCAGGAAGATGTCCAGCTCGACGGTCTCGCGGATCGTCGGCAGGCGCACCGACAGCGGCTGGATGTCCGGGTCGGGCAGCACGATCAGCGGCCAGAGGAAGTCCTTCCAGGCGTTGAGCACCCCGAAGATCGCCACGACGCCGACGATCGGCCGCGACATCGGCAGCACCACGTACCAGAGCAGGCGGAACGGCCCGGCGCCGTCCACCCGGGCGGCCTCGAACACCTCGCGCGGCAGGTTGTCCATGAACCGCTTCACCAGCAGCACGTTGAAGGCGTTGGCACCCGCCGGCAGCCAGATCGCCCAGTAGGAGTTGAGCAGCGACGTGCCGAACAGGGGCAGGTCGAGCACGGTGAGGAACAGCGGCACCAGCACCACGATCCCCGGGATGAACAGGGTCGACAGCACCGCCGCGGTCACCACCCTGGCGTAGCGGGGGCGCAGCACCGACAGCACGAACCCGCCGGTCGTCGCCACCAGCAGCTGGGCGAGGCAGGCCCCCAGCGTCACCCACAGGGTGTTCACGAAGTACTTGCTGATGTCGGCCCGGTTCCAGGCGATCGACAGGTTCTCCATGTCGAAGCCGCTGGGCCACAGCGACATCGGCGTGCGGAGGGTGTCCTGGGTGTCGCTGGTGGCGGCCTTCGCCAACCAGAGGATCGGCCCGAGGCCGGTCACCAGCAGCAGCACCAACACCCCGCCCTGGGCGAGGCGCATGCTCCAGCGGGTGCGGGCCTGGCGCCAGTCGAACGTCGACAGGAGCCCCCGCTCGATGGAGTCGACCTCGCTCACGTCGTGCTCCAGGCCCGGGTGACCCGGAAGTAGATGGCGGAGAGCACCGCGAGGAACAGGGCCAGCAGCACCGACAGCGCCGTCGCCGCCCCGTAGTCGTTGAACCGGAAGGCGTAGTCGCGGATCTGCAGGAGCACCGTGGCGGTCGACCCCTGCGGGCCGCCCTCGGTCATCAGGTACGGCTCGGTGAACACCTGGAAGGTGGCGATCACCTGCAGGATCAGGGTGATGAGCAGCACGTTGCGCAGCTGCGGCAGCGTCACGTGCCACACCTTGCGCCACACGCCCGCACCGTCGACCTCGGCCGCGTCGTAGAGCTCCGACGACAGGCCGGCCAGAGCGGCCAGGTAGATGATCACGGTCGCCCCGGCGTTGGCCCAGGTGGCCTGCATCACCAGCGACGGCATGGCCCACGTCTTGTCCTGGATCCAGGGATAGGGGCCGAGGTGGACCCAGCCCAGGATCGTGTTGAACACGCCGGTGTCGCCGGCGTCGTAGAAGAACCGCCACAGCAGCACCGCCACCACCGGCGGGATCACCACCGGCAGGTAGGCCAGCATGCTGAAGATCCCCCGGGCCTTCCGCAGCTCGCTCATCAGCACGGCCAGCACCAACGGCAGCGGGTAGCCGAACAGCAGCGCCAGCAGCGTGAAGTAGGCGGTGTTGCGGAGGGAGGTCCAGAAGCGGGGGTCGCGCAGCACGTGCTCGAAGTTGTCGAGCCCGACCCACACCGGCGCGTCGACCAGGTTGGTCTCCTGGAAGCTCATCACCACCGCACGGCCGATGGGGAACCAGGCGAAGTACCCGAAGGTGAGGAGCAGCGGCAGCAGCAGCACGAACGTGCTCAGCCCGCCGTTGCGCACCCACCTGGTCAGGACGTTCACCCGGTTCCCCTCGGGTACTTATCCGGCTTCGGCGTCGATCAACGCCTGGACGTTCTCGTTCGCGGTCTCGAGCAGGGCGTCGATGTCGGCGTTCTCATCCGTGAGGATGGCCTGCACCACGACGTCGAGCTCGGCGTACAGCTCCTGACCCACGGCGGGCGGCTCGGCCACCAGCTCCTGGCTCAGGATGTTGTCCTTGAACCCTGTCATCTGGTCGAGCGGCACGTTGACGTAGTCGGCGATCCAGCCGTCCTGCTCGGCCAGCGTCGCCTCGTCGAACACCGGCAGCACCGGTGTGCCCAGCGGAGCGTCGCTGCCGGCCACGGCCTCGGCGTCGGCCACGGCGGACGTCTCGTCGGTCAGCTTCGACATGTAGAAGAAGTCGATCCACTTGACCGCTGCGGCCCGCTCGATCGCCGAGGCATCCGGCTTGACGCCGACGATGGTGCCGCCGCCGAGCACGCCGGAGGCATCACCCTCCAGCGGGATCACGGTGAGCCCGTAGTCGTCGGGGTTCACGTTGTTCTCCGTCACCAGGCTGTTGTAGGCGTCCGAGCCCTGGAGGTACATGCCGATCTTGCCGGCCGCGAACTCCTGGTTGATGCCTGCCCAGTCGAACAGGAAGTTGTCACCCAGCGAGTCGTCCTCCCAGCGCATGGCCTGGAGCGTCTCGAGGGCTTCCCTGGTGCCGTCGTTGTCGAGGGTGGCGGTGACCTCGTCGCCTTCACCGTCCTCGACCCGGCCGCCCAGGGCGTAGGTGTGGGTGGTGAGGACCCAGCCGCCGGTGTTGTCCTGGGTCATCTGCATGTAGCCGGCCTGGCCGGTCTCCTCGGAGATGGTCTTGGCGTACTCCCGGACCTCGTCCCAGCTGGTGGGCGGTGCGTCGGGGTCGAGCCCGGCCTCCTCGAAGAGGGCCCGGTTGTAGTGCAGGCCCATGCCGTAGGCGGCGCTGGGCACGCCGTAGATGTTGTCGTCGGCGTCCTGGATCACGTCGAGGACGCTCGGGTTGAAGTCCGCGGCGTAGGGCAGGTCGTTCACCTCGGCGGTGATGTCGGCGAGCTGGCCCCGCGAGATCAGCGTCTGCCCGTAGGTGAAGGGGATCTCGAACGTGGTCGGCAGCGTGTTGCCGGCGAGCTGGGCACCGAACGTGCTCTGCTCCCACTCCCACTCCTCGGGCTCGATGGTGATGTTCGGGTTGGCGTCCTCGAACTCCTCGACGCGCGTCATGAACGCTTCGCGGACGCTGGCCTCCGTCTCCGGAGGCAGGTTGCTGACGTTGATGGTCACGGGCTCGTCGATCTCGGCGACCGGGTCCCCGCCGCCGCCGGAACCGCCGGCCTCGTCGTCGTCGTCGCCCCCGCAGGCGACGAGCAGGCCCATGGCCATGGCGATCGAGACCGCCACCCCCAGGCCTCTGTGCGTGCTCCTCATGTGTGCTCCTCTTTCTTTCAATCCCTCAGCCGCAACCAAGCAGCCGAGTCACGGACGAGCCGCTCGCCTTCGAGAGGGCTGCTGGTCAGCAGCACCTCGGCGTGCGCGAGTAGTTCGACGGGGTGGTCCGACAGGTTGACCACGCAGGCGAAGCGGGCGCCCCGGGCGAAGGCGAGCACACCGGGATCGGGTGCGTCGAGCCAGCGCAGGTCGCGGCCGTGCAGGTCAGGGTCGGTGCGGCGGATCCGCAGCGCTTCCCGGTAGAGCGTGAGGCTCGACGCCGGGTCCTCGTTCTGGGCTTCAGCGGTGAGGCCGGCCCAGTCGTCGGGCTGGGGCAGGAAGGGCTCGGCGGTGGCGTCGGGCGGGCTGAAGCCGTACGGCGTGGCGGTGCCCGACCAGGGCAGGGGGACGCGGGCGCCGTCGCGGCCGGGGTCGACGCCGCCGGAGCGGAAGTGCATCGGGTCCTGGATGCGGTCCGGCTCGATGTCCTCCACCTCGGGGAGACCCAGCTCCTCGCCCTGGTAGACGTACACCGAGCCCGGCAGCGCCAGCGCCAGCAGAGCGGCGGCCCGGGCGCGGCGGCGGCCCAGCGCCAGGTCGGTGGGGACGCCGGCCCGCTTGGCCTCGAAGGCGAACGACGTGTCCTCCCGGCCGTAGCGGGTGACCAGGCGGGTGACGTCGTGGTTCGACAGCACCCAGGTGGCGGGGGCGCCCACGTCGTCGTGCATCTGCAGCGTGGTGCGGATGCTGGTGCGGAGGCGGGCCGGCTCCCACGGGCAGGTGAGGAAGTCGAGGTTGAAGGCGCTGTGCAGCTCGTCGGGCCGCAGGTAGAGGCTCATGCGCCGGACGTCCGGGAGCCAGATCTCGCCGAGCAGCACCCGGGGCTCGTCGTAGCCGTCGGCCAGGCGGCGCCAGCTGCGGTAGATCTCGTGGAGCTCGTCGCGGTCGACGTGGACGTGCTGGCCGGGGGCGTGGTCGGGGTCGACCTCGGGGAGGTCGGGGTGCTTGACCAGCAGGGCCGCCGAGTCGATCCGCACACCGGCGACGCCGCGGTCGAACCAGAAGCGCAGGATGTCCTCGTGCTCCTGGCGGACCGCCGGGTGGTCCCAGTTGAGGTCGGGCTGCTCGGGGGCGAAGAGGTGGAGGAACCACTCGCCGGGGGTGCCGTCGGGGTTCTTGGTGCGGGTCCAGGCGGGGCCGCCGAAGTTCGACACCCAGCCGTTGGGGGCCTCGTTGCCGTCGGGGCCCCCGCCGGGGCGGAACCAGAACCAGTCCCGTTCGGGGGCGCCCGGGCCGGCGGCCAGCGCGGCCCGGAACCACGGGTGCTGGTCGGACACGTGGTTGGGGACGACGTCGACGATCGTCCGGATCCCCAGCGCTCGGGCGTCGGTGATCAGCGCTTCGGCCTCGGCCAGCGTGCCGAACGCCGGGTCGATGGCGCGGTAGTCGACCACGTCGTAGCCGCCGTCGGCCATGGGCGACGGGTACCAGGGGTTGAACCAGAGGGCGTCGACGCCGAGGTCGTGCAGGTACGGGAGCCGGGCCCGGACGCCGGCGAGGTCGCCGACCCCGTCGCCGTTGCCGTCGGCGAAGCTGCGGACGTACACCTGGTACACCGCGGCGCGCCGCCACCACTCACTCCCCGCTGTGACCCCCGACACCATGGGGGAAACGTAAACTATGAACTGAATCTACGCAAGAGTTGAACGGGAGATTGGAATCAAGAGCGCGCTACTGGCGCCGGGCCGGTAGAGCCCCGGACGACCAGCTCGGGCTCGAACAGCAGCTCGTCGGGGTCGACCGGGCTGCCGGCGATGAGGCCCGCCAGCAGGTCGACCGCCGCCCGGCCCATCGCCTCGATCGGCTGGCGGACCGTGGTCAGCGGCGGGTCGGTGCAGTTCATGAAGGCCGAGTCGTCGTAGCCCACCACCGAGAAGTCCTTCGGCACCGAGAGGCCCGCCCGCCGGGTGGCCCGGATGGCGCCGAGGGCCATCGGGTCGCTGGCGCAGGCCACGGCGGTGACGCCCCGGCCCAGCAGGCGGCTGGCCGCGGCCTGCCCGCCCTCCAGCGAGTGGCGGGTGTACTCGATGTGGTCGTCGGGCAGCTCGAGGCCGGCGACCTTCATGGAGGCGCGGGCGGCGTCGAGCTTGCGGAGCGACGGCACGTGGTCGGGCGGGCCCAGGATCAGGCCGACGCGGGTGTGGCCCAGCGACAAGAGGTGGCGTACGGCCTGCTCGGCGGCCACCCCGTCGTCGCAGGAAACCCGTGGGAACGGCAGCTCGTCGATGCCGGCGTTGACCAGCACCGTCGGCAGCTTGCGCTCGACCAGCCGGTAGTAGTGGTCGTGGGCGCCGTCCTTGCCGCTGTAGAGACCGCCGGCGAACAGCACACCCGACACCCGCTGCTCGAACAGCAGCTGGATGTAGTCGGCCTCGGACATCCCCACGGTGTGGGTGCAGAGCACCGGGGTGAGGCCCTCCTGGGCCAGCGACCCGCCCACCACGTCGGCGAACGCCGGGAAGATGGGGTTCTGCAGCTCCGGGAGCACCAGGCCGACCAGCTTCGCCCGCTCGCCGCGCAGCTTGGTGGGCCGCTCGTAGCCGAGGACGTCGAGCGCCGTGAGCACCGCCTCGGTGGTGGCCGCCGACACCCCCGGTCGCCCGTTGAGCACCCGGCTCACGGTCGCCTCGCTCACGCCGACCTTTGCTGCAACCTCGGTAAGTCGTCCGGCCATGCGCGCAATGTTAGGACACGGGGTTGCAAGTTCTTGCAATGGTTGCGGTCGTCGGCGGTTTCGTCACCCGCCGGCGGCCGGGCTCGGGAGGGTCACGACGAAGCCGTCGCGGGAGCGGCCGAGCACCTCGCCGTCGCGCAGCACCGACACCGGGCCGTCCTCGCTCACCGCGATCACCGTGGCCAGGGAGTCGTCGCGGCTGTAACGGCGGCCGGACGTGTGCCTCGTGCCGCGGAGCGCCTCGACCGTCTCCTCCGCCGCGGGGCTCGGGATCAGGCGGACGCCGAGCTGCCGCAGCACGCCCTCGTCGTCGAAGATGGCGGCGCCGTCGATCTGGGCCAGCGCGTGGCGCAGCGGCGCCAGGTGCGCGGCCCGGCGGATCCGCAGCGGCGGCGGTACCGGCAGCCGCTCCTCCAGCCCGGGCGGGGCGGGGAGCGCCGGGCCCGGCCGGTAGACGAGCAGGGCGCCGATGCCCAGCGACCCCAGGTCGTGCACGGCGAACTCCAGCATCGCCAGCAGCACGTCGGGGTCGCCGTGGAGCGAGCAGGCGGTCACCGCGTCGATCCAGCTGCTGACGGGAGGCTCGTGGTGCCAGGTGAACCCGTCCCAACGGAGCACGCCGAAGCTGCCGACCACCCGCACCGCGCCCACCGGGTGGCGCTGCACGAGCGTCG
This window contains:
- a CDS encoding diadenylate cyclase, which codes for MAEPRTGAGRLRRLAEELEESGLKPEGDEAFRSMLLDEIDRALRPPIHERRVASSGTILEPLSDPATWTPATELDITRKPVVDQPLSAARRFADGLSSWLLRRTDGTNEWMVFDRPAGSERDLVVLANAFEATLVQRHPVGAVRVVGSFGVLRWDGFTWHHEPPVSSWIDAVTACSLHGDPDVLLAMLEFAVHDLGSLGIGALLVYRPGPALPAPPGLEERLPVPPPLRIRRAAHLAPLRHALAQIDGAAIFDDEGVLRQLGVRLIPSPAAEETVEALRGTRHTSGRRYSRDDSLATVIAVSEDGPVSVLRDGEVLGRSRDGFVVTLPSPAAGG
- a CDS encoding extracellular solute-binding protein encodes the protein MRSTHRGLGVAVSIAMAMGLLVACGGDDDDEAGGSGGGGDPVAEIDEPVTINVSNLPPETEASVREAFMTRVEEFEDANPNITIEPEEWEWEQSTFGAQLAGNTLPTTFEIPFTYGQTLISRGQLADITAEVNDLPYAADFNPSVLDVIQDADDNIYGVPSAAYGMGLHYNRALFEEAGLDPDAPPTSWDEVREYAKTISEETGQAGYMQMTQDNTGGWVLTTHTYALGGRVEDGEGDEVTATLDNDGTREALETLQAMRWEDDSLGDNFLFDWAGINQEFAAGKIGMYLQGSDAYNSLVTENNVNPDDYGLTVIPLEGDASGVLGGGTIVGVKPDASAIERAAAVKWIDFFYMSKLTDETSAVADAEAVAGSDAPLGTPVLPVFDEATLAEQDGWIADYVNVPLDQMTGFKDNILSQELVAEPPAVGQELYAELDVVVQAILTDENADIDALLETANENVQALIDAEAG
- a CDS encoding LacI family DNA-binding transcriptional regulator, yielding MAGRLTEVAAKVGVSEATVSRVLNGRPGVSAATTEAVLTALDVLGYERPTKLRGERAKLVGLVLPELQNPIFPAFADVVGGSLAQEGLTPVLCTHTVGMSEADYIQLLFEQRVSGVLFAGGLYSGKDGAHDHYYRLVERKLPTVLVNAGIDELPFPRVSCDDGVAAEQAVRHLLSLGHTRVGLILGPPDHVPSLRKLDAARASMKVAGLELPDDHIEYTRHSLEGGQAAASRLLGRGVTAVACASDPMALGAIRATRRAGLSVPKDFSVVGYDDSAFMNCTDPPLTTVRQPIEAMGRAAVDLLAGLIAGSPVDPDELLFEPELVVRGSTGPAPVARS
- a CDS encoding alpha-amylase family glycosyl hydrolase; translation: MVSGVTAGSEWWRRAAVYQVYVRSFADGNGDGVGDLAGVRARLPYLHDLGVDALWFNPWYPSPMADGGYDVVDYRAIDPAFGTLAEAEALITDARALGIRTIVDVVPNHVSDQHPWFRAALAAGPGAPERDWFWFRPGGGPDGNEAPNGWVSNFGGPAWTRTKNPDGTPGEWFLHLFAPEQPDLNWDHPAVRQEHEDILRFWFDRGVAGVRIDSAALLVKHPDLPEVDPDHAPGQHVHVDRDELHEIYRSWRRLADGYDEPRVLLGEIWLPDVRRMSLYLRPDELHSAFNLDFLTCPWEPARLRTSIRTTLQMHDDVGAPATWVLSNHDVTRLVTRYGREDTSFAFEAKRAGVPTDLALGRRRARAAALLALALPGSVYVYQGEELGLPEVEDIEPDRIQDPMHFRSGGVDPGRDGARVPLPWSGTATPYGFSPPDATAEPFLPQPDDWAGLTAEAQNEDPASSLTLYREALRIRRTDPDLHGRDLRWLDAPDPGVLAFARGARFACVVNLSDHPVELLAHAEVLLTSSPLEGERLVRDSAAWLRLRD
- a CDS encoding SDR family oxidoreductase, encoding MTRLAGSTLLVTGAARGLGRRLALQASARGARIVAWDLDGPGLEALADELGEALLARSVVDVTDRDSIAAGVDAVPGGAEAVDIVVNNAGVISGARLVDLRPEQIERTFAVNVLALYWVTQAFLPAMLRRDEGHVVTMASAAGLVGVARQTDYSASKHAAVGFMESLRAELRRDGAAVSTTTICPFYIDTGMFEGARSKLPWLLPILHEPDVAAKILQAVEQDKPVLRLPPIIGSLAVGRILPTRLFDRLMDLLGVNESMDDFVGRHSSSPGG
- a CDS encoding carbohydrate ABC transporter permease — its product is MSEVDSIERGLLSTFDWRQARTRWSMRLAQGGVLVLLLVTGLGPILWLAKAATSDTQDTLRTPMSLWPSGFDMENLSIAWNRADISKYFVNTLWVTLGACLAQLLVATTGGFVLSVLRPRYARVVTAAVLSTLFIPGIVVLVPLFLTVLDLPLFGTSLLNSYWAIWLPAGANAFNVLLVKRFMDNLPREVFEAARVDGAGPFRLLWYVVLPMSRPIVGVVAIFGVLNAWKDFLWPLIVLPDPDIQPLSVRLPTIRETVELDIFLAALLISMALPIVIFLVFQRLFLRGAGLGGAVKG
- a CDS encoding alpha/beta fold hydrolase, producing MSTVSKVLAGVLLASALVVTPGARAQASSSGVNDWSCQPSAAHPHAVVLLHGLGAPAYDHWSYHASYLAGRGWCVFYPTYGQGSPLFLNGGLRPIAESAEEVADYVDDVLAATGTAEVDLVGHSEGGFLSLYIPKMLNFGAKVHRAFAMASPTHGTSYAGVFGLADGLGIRATVNLLVTLFGCGACNDMVTGGPAVMDLNDGPVTVPGVEYTILASRFDVLVTPTETAFVYEPGVTNRYVQDTCPLDPVGHVGLAFDSGVGQMIANALDPAHATPVTCGIGPPV
- a CDS encoding epoxide hydrolase; this encodes MGDGAIEAFRVAVPEAELEDLKGRLRRTRWPEAETVGDWSQGVPLAYLQELCRYWAEEYDWRATEARLNGFSQFRTEIDGLGIHLLHVRSPHDDALPLVMTHGWPGSVVEFLDAIGPLTDPPDPADAFHVVCPSLPGYGFSDRPAGTGWGTDRIAAAWAELMRRLGYDRYGAQGGDWGAAVTTGLAQVDPDHVAGIHLNMPVAGPATGGPELTGEELAALAAYDEHRKWGTGYSRQQSTRPQTLGYGLVDSPAGQCAWIVEKFWAWTDCDGHPENALTRDQMLNDVMLYWLPGTAASSGRLYWESLRDRRLDPVEVPTGCSIFPKEIARLPRSWVEGRFRDLRYWNEVDKGGHFAAFEQPELFVDEVRRFFRLVR
- a CDS encoding sugar ABC transporter permease, whose protein sequence is MNVLTRWVRNGGLSTFVLLLPLLLTFGYFAWFPIGRAVVMSFQETNLVDAPVWVGLDNFEHVLRDPRFWTSLRNTAYFTLLALLFGYPLPLVLAVLMSELRKARGIFSMLAYLPVVIPPVVAVLLWRFFYDAGDTGVFNTILGWVHLGPYPWIQDKTWAMPSLVMQATWANAGATVIIYLAALAGLSSELYDAAEVDGAGVWRKVWHVTLPQLRNVLLITLILQVIATFQVFTEPYLMTEGGPQGSTATVLLQIRDYAFRFNDYGAATALSVLLALFLAVLSAIYFRVTRAWSTT
- a CDS encoding SAM-dependent methyltransferase, which produces MADQAAAGSAWPESTKIDRTVAHESRVYDYLLGGSTNFEVDRKAALRAGAAVGGIDVARASARSSRLFLKQVMHHLALEAGVEQFLDIGTGIPDEGNVLSVAQAALPRARVVSVDNDPIVFAHTHALTKTTPEGAADFVEGDLRRPDAILRRAKATLDLDRPVAVLLLSVLHHVRDADDPAGIVAEFMRAVPSGSYLAVSHLTGDMRPEEMAKLSASVPADSSYVFAIRSHDEIARFFDGLDLVDPGIVPIDQWRPNAPDAPHEGHYHYGALAQKP